From a single Streptomyces sp. 1331.2 genomic region:
- a CDS encoding HPP family protein, translating into MPTPPPAATPRPHPLHVLGSTVFAIGALLVLAAVGVLLHQPLLIPPLAASAALVYGAPGLPISQPRNVVGGQLMSALIGFATLAVTGSTTWGAAIAAGLSLGAMLLTHTSHSPAAASALLVVLQAPHLVPFLPLLALATTLLVLIGLLPGRIGGHPVRYPLSWVSVSPGPR; encoded by the coding sequence ATGCCCACGCCACCACCCGCCGCCACACCCAGGCCGCACCCGCTGCACGTCCTGGGGTCCACCGTCTTCGCCATCGGCGCCCTGCTGGTGCTGGCCGCAGTCGGCGTGCTGCTCCACCAACCGCTGCTGATACCGCCGTTGGCGGCCAGCGCGGCGCTGGTGTACGGCGCGCCCGGCCTGCCGATCTCACAGCCGCGCAACGTGGTCGGCGGTCAGTTGATGTCCGCCCTGATCGGCTTCGCCACCCTCGCCGTCACCGGCAGCACCACCTGGGGCGCGGCCATCGCCGCCGGTCTCTCGCTCGGTGCGATGCTGCTCACCCACACCTCGCACTCCCCCGCCGCGGCCAGCGCCCTCCTCGTGGTCCTGCAGGCTCCGCACCTCGTGCCCTTCCTCCCGCTGCTCGCGCTGGCGACCACACTCCTGGTCCTCATCGGCCTGCTGCCCGGCCGGATCGGCGGGCACCCGGTCCGCTACCCGCTGTCCTGGGTGAGCGTGTCCCCCGGCCCACGGTGA
- a CDS encoding SRPBCC family protein — MRYADGPGTQCEVFVEAPLERVWELVTDIGLPARLSPELHRVAWLDGADGPAPGARFEGHNRRAGMPDWRTVSEVTELTGADDRADAAGAADAAGHRVFAWAVMDADGRYGEPVSEPAGALARWRFDLTAEDGGTRLRESVVIGPGRSGVSLAIDARPEYEEKIVDFRLGELRTGMTATLEGVKSAAEQGE; from the coding sequence ATGCGGTACGCCGACGGTCCGGGTACGCAGTGCGAGGTGTTCGTCGAGGCGCCGCTGGAGCGAGTCTGGGAGCTGGTCACGGACATCGGCCTGCCCGCCCGGCTCAGCCCGGAGCTCCACCGCGTCGCCTGGCTGGACGGCGCGGACGGCCCCGCGCCGGGCGCCCGCTTCGAGGGCCACAACCGCCGGGCGGGCATGCCGGATTGGCGGACGGTCTCCGAGGTGACCGAGCTGACCGGCGCGGACGACCGGGCCGATGCGGCCGGCGCGGCCGATGCTGCCGGTCACCGCGTGTTCGCGTGGGCCGTCATGGACGCGGACGGCCGCTACGGCGAGCCGGTCTCCGAGCCGGCGGGCGCGCTGGCCCGGTGGCGCTTCGACCTCACCGCGGAGGACGGCGGCACTCGGCTGCGCGAGTCGGTGGTGATCGGCCCCGGCCGCAGTGGCGTCAGCCTCGCCATCGACGCCAGGCCGGAGTACGAGGAGAAGATCGTCGACTTCCGGCTGGGCGAGCTGCGCACCGGAATGACGGCCACCCTCGAAGGCGTCAAGTCGGCGGCCGAGCAGGGGGAGTAG
- a CDS encoding LysR family transcriptional regulator, translated as MTIDDLRVFAAVCRAGSLSAVARDLGCTQSAVSQHVKRLERELGLSLIERHPRGVVPTKAGRVLQAATVTGLGSIDHALHRIAELARGEGGSVRITTGATSVRHFMSAAVVAFRRRFPQVSLEFQTEVSSRSCLESLTAGRVDLAWITLGTPVRGIDQRPVVDLPWVLAVAAGDPLAARARIEPADLQDARLIGLPQNSVARSQLDSWLGKSGIRPVFDTSVADWDTAILLAELGLGHAVVPALPQWQGPGHPGLRLLPLPDLPALTAGWAIRDWENLCPLARAFADTVAAHAAPPPR; from the coding sequence GTGACCATTGACGACCTCCGTGTCTTCGCCGCGGTCTGCCGGGCCGGCTCGCTCAGCGCCGTCGCCCGCGACCTCGGCTGCACCCAGTCCGCGGTCAGCCAGCACGTGAAGCGGCTGGAGCGGGAACTCGGCCTCTCCCTGATCGAACGGCACCCGCGCGGGGTGGTGCCCACCAAGGCGGGCCGGGTCCTCCAGGCCGCCACCGTCACCGGCCTCGGCAGCATCGACCACGCGCTGCACCGGATCGCCGAACTCGCGCGCGGCGAGGGCGGATCCGTACGCATCACCACCGGCGCCACCAGCGTCCGGCACTTCATGTCCGCGGCCGTGGTGGCCTTCCGGCGGCGCTTCCCGCAGGTCAGCCTGGAGTTCCAGACCGAGGTCTCCAGCCGCAGCTGCCTGGAGTCGCTGACCGCCGGACGGGTCGACCTCGCCTGGATCACCCTCGGCACCCCGGTCCGCGGCATCGACCAGCGGCCGGTCGTCGACCTGCCGTGGGTGCTGGCCGTCGCGGCGGGCGACCCGCTCGCCGCCAGGGCCCGCATCGAGCCGGCCGACCTGCAGGACGCCCGGCTCATCGGGCTGCCGCAGAACTCGGTCGCCCGCTCCCAACTCGATTCCTGGCTGGGGAAGTCGGGCATCAGGCCGGTCTTCGACACCAGCGTCGCGGACTGGGACACCGCGATCCTGCTCGCCGAACTCGGCCTCGGCCACGCCGTCGTCCCGGCCCTCCCCCAGTGGCAGGGCCCCGGCCACCCCGGCCTACGGCTGCTCCCGCTGCCCGACCTGCCCGCCCTCACCGCCGGCTGGGCCATCCGCGACTGGGAGAACCTCTGCCCCCTCGCCCGCGCCTTCGCCGACACCGTGGCCGCCCACGCCGCCCCACCGCCCCGCTGA
- a CDS encoding crotonase/enoyl-CoA hydratase family protein produces MTIRSEQDGHVVTLTIDREKKLNALDYPTIDALLAELDRIDADDTVRAVILTGVGQRAFSAGADIPSLAAGIAGGPERALREFVRRGHTLTRRIEEFPKPIIVAVNGLAYGGGCEVTEAAPLAVAAEHATFAKPEISLGFPPPFGGSQRLPRHVGRKRGLEMILTGDPIPAARAAELGLVNTVVPASELLSAARDLADRITRYAPTAVAACLRAVTRGINLPIDEGLAVEAAAFAATVPTEGVRDGVQRFLDRTSAAR; encoded by the coding sequence ATGACCATCCGCAGCGAGCAGGACGGGCACGTCGTCACCCTCACCATCGACCGGGAGAAGAAGCTCAACGCCCTCGACTACCCGACGATCGACGCGCTGCTCGCCGAGCTCGACCGCATCGATGCCGACGACACCGTCCGCGCCGTGATCCTCACCGGAGTCGGGCAGCGGGCGTTCAGTGCGGGCGCCGACATCCCGTCCCTGGCCGCCGGCATCGCCGGCGGGCCCGAGCGGGCGCTGCGCGAGTTCGTCCGGCGCGGGCACACGCTCACCCGGCGGATCGAGGAGTTCCCCAAGCCGATCATCGTGGCCGTCAACGGCCTGGCGTACGGCGGTGGTTGTGAGGTCACCGAGGCCGCGCCGCTGGCGGTGGCGGCCGAGCACGCAACCTTCGCCAAGCCGGAGATCTCGCTCGGCTTCCCGCCGCCGTTCGGCGGTTCGCAGCGGCTACCGCGCCATGTCGGCCGCAAGCGCGGGCTGGAGATGATCCTGACCGGCGACCCGATCCCGGCCGCCCGTGCGGCGGAGCTCGGCCTGGTCAACACGGTCGTCCCGGCGAGTGAACTGCTCTCGGCCGCACGGGACTTGGCTGATCGCATCACCCGGTACGCGCCCACCGCGGTGGCCGCCTGCCTGCGGGCCGTGACCCGGGGTATCAACCTGCCGATCGACGAGGGCCTTGCGGTGGAGGCGGCAGCCTTTGCGGCGACCGTGCCCACCGAGGGCGTACGGGACGGGGTGCAGCGCTTCCTGGACCGGACCTCCGCTGCGCGCTGA
- a CDS encoding aminotransferase-like domain-containing protein, which produces MTVRPPSYKAVVDEYAAAIRSGALPAGTRLPTHRMLARDRRIALATATRVYAELAAAGLVVGERGRGTFVRVRSGYDGIEPSRALPVPRVADLSFNQPLAPDQGDLLRQALRALASSGDAEALLRQHPPGGHRHDRATVATYLLDRGIDTAPENVLLTSGAQQALDCVLRTLTRPGDVLAVDALSYPGIKLLAAAHRLDLAPVPVTAAGPDLDTLDRLCRTRPVRAVYTMPTVHNPLGWVLDRAQRERLAGLAADHDFLLIEDGTYAFLEAAPPPPLQALAPEHTCYVAGLSKNVAPGLRFGFAVLPDRLLRAATTSLRTAAWGAPGLVTALATGWLADGTVACLEQQRRTDAAARQAVARTALAGLTTTGHPASYVLWLTLEPHQRPDHAAAALAAEGILISTADAFATTPHHPNALRLALATPPLADLHPALTRLRTTLDAIAP; this is translated from the coding sequence GTGACCGTGCGACCCCCCTCCTACAAGGCCGTCGTCGACGAGTACGCGGCGGCGATCCGCTCCGGCGCGCTCCCCGCGGGCACCCGACTGCCGACCCACCGCATGCTCGCCCGCGACCGGCGGATCGCGCTCGCCACCGCCACCCGGGTGTACGCCGAACTGGCCGCCGCCGGACTGGTGGTGGGCGAGCGGGGCCGGGGCACCTTCGTCCGGGTGCGCTCCGGCTACGACGGCATCGAACCCTCCCGCGCCCTCCCGGTGCCCCGGGTGGCGGACCTCTCCTTCAACCAGCCGCTCGCCCCCGACCAGGGCGACCTGCTCCGGCAGGCCCTGCGGGCACTCGCCTCCTCGGGCGACGCCGAGGCGCTGCTGCGCCAGCACCCGCCGGGCGGCCACCGGCACGACCGGGCCACCGTGGCCACCTACCTGCTGGACCGCGGGATCGACACCGCACCGGAGAACGTGCTGCTCACCAGCGGTGCGCAGCAGGCGCTGGACTGCGTGCTGCGCACCCTCACCCGCCCCGGCGACGTCCTCGCCGTGGATGCCCTCAGCTACCCCGGCATCAAGCTGCTCGCCGCCGCCCACCGGCTCGACCTGGCACCCGTCCCGGTCACCGCCGCGGGCCCGGACCTCGACACGCTCGACCGACTCTGCCGCACCCGCCCGGTGCGGGCGGTGTACACCATGCCGACGGTCCACAACCCGCTCGGCTGGGTGCTCGACCGGGCACAGCGCGAACGCCTCGCCGGCCTCGCGGCCGACCACGACTTCCTGCTGATCGAGGACGGCACGTACGCCTTCCTGGAGGCCGCGCCGCCCCCGCCCCTGCAGGCCCTGGCACCCGAGCACACCTGTTACGTGGCCGGCCTGTCCAAGAACGTGGCGCCCGGGCTGCGGTTCGGCTTCGCCGTCCTGCCCGACCGTCTGCTCCGGGCCGCGACCACCAGTCTGCGGACGGCGGCCTGGGGCGCACCGGGCCTGGTCACCGCCCTCGCCACCGGCTGGCTCGCGGACGGCACGGTCGCCTGCCTGGAGCAGCAGCGCCGCACGGACGCCGCCGCCCGTCAGGCCGTCGCCCGCACGGCCCTCGCCGGTCTGACCACCACCGGCCACCCCGCGTCCTACGTCCTCTGGCTCACCCTCGAACCCCACCAGCGCCCCGACCACGCGGCCGCAGCCCTCGCCGCCGAGGGCATCCTGATCTCCACCGCCGACGCCTTCGCCACCACCCCCCACCACCCCAACGCCCTACGCCTCGCCCTCGCCACACCCCCACTGGCCGACCTCCACCCCGCCCTCACCCGCCTCCGCACCACCCTCGACGCCATCGCCCCCTGA
- a CDS encoding helix-turn-helix transcriptional regulator yields the protein MANTSTRTLRLLSLLQTHRYWPGGELADRLGVSVRTLRRDIDRLRELGYPVEAQRGVDGGYQLAAGAALPPLVIDDEEAVALAVGLQAAAESPVEGVAEASVRVLAKVVQVMPGRLRRRVEALRAVTVPVDWGTGAGAGVDPDVLTVVALACRDGERIRFSYTAADGRGSERQVEPHRLVCLNRRWYLVAYDLDRADWRSFRLDRLAAPQGGGARFAPRALPAADAAEFVRAGLQGIPRPHRVEALIEAPAEYVRARVGRWGTVEPVADGGCRLLMTADSLDWPAMALGSLGADFRVIGPPGLLTLLEDWSSRFGRAAAAGGGAGAGAGEAAE from the coding sequence ATGGCGAACACCAGCACCCGAACGCTGCGACTGCTCTCCCTGCTCCAGACCCACCGCTACTGGCCGGGCGGGGAACTGGCCGACCGGCTCGGCGTCTCCGTGCGCACCCTGCGCCGGGACATCGATCGGCTGCGCGAGCTCGGCTACCCCGTGGAGGCGCAGCGCGGCGTCGACGGCGGCTACCAGCTGGCCGCGGGCGCGGCGCTGCCGCCGCTGGTCATCGACGACGAGGAGGCGGTGGCGCTGGCGGTCGGTCTGCAGGCGGCGGCGGAGAGCCCGGTGGAGGGCGTCGCCGAGGCCTCGGTGCGGGTCCTGGCGAAGGTGGTCCAGGTGATGCCGGGACGGCTGCGGCGCCGGGTGGAGGCGCTGCGCGCGGTGACCGTCCCCGTCGACTGGGGCACCGGGGCGGGGGCGGGCGTCGACCCGGACGTCCTCACCGTGGTGGCGTTGGCCTGCCGGGACGGGGAGCGGATCCGCTTCTCGTACACCGCCGCCGACGGGCGCGGGTCGGAGCGGCAGGTCGAGCCGCACCGGCTGGTGTGCCTCAACCGCCGCTGGTACCTGGTCGCGTACGACCTCGACCGCGCCGACTGGCGCAGCTTCCGCCTCGACCGGCTGGCCGCCCCGCAGGGCGGCGGCGCGCGCTTCGCCCCGCGTGCGCTGCCGGCGGCCGACGCGGCGGAGTTCGTTCGCGCAGGCCTGCAGGGGATACCCCGTCCGCACCGGGTGGAGGCGCTGATCGAGGCACCCGCGGAGTACGTCCGCGCGCGGGTCGGGCGGTGGGGGACCGTCGAGCCCGTCGCCGACGGCGGCTGCCGGCTGCTGATGACCGCGGACTCCCTCGACTGGCCCGCCATGGCCCTGGGCTCCCTGGGCGCCGACTTCCGGGTGATCGGCCCTCCGGGCCTGCTCACGCTGCTGGAGGACTGGAGCAGCCGCTTCGGGCGTGCAGCTGCGGCGGGGGGTGGGGCCGGGGCTGGGGCTGGGGAAGCGGCGGAGTAG
- a CDS encoding DinB family protein produces the protein MTTTSTTDTTTTATDTTTVTGERADLLVALAKQRHFLRFTTRDLTDEQAGLRTTASELCLGGLIKHVTAVERLWAEFIVAGPSAMPDFTTWTEADFARRADEFRMLPGETLAGVLDAYAEVARRTDDLVAALPDLDATQPLPKAPWFEPGAEWSARRVLLHVVAETAQHAGHADIIRESLDGAKSMG, from the coding sequence ATGACCACGACGAGCACGACCGACACCACGACGACCGCGACCGACACGACGACCGTCACGGGCGAGCGCGCCGACCTCCTGGTCGCGCTGGCGAAGCAGCGGCACTTCCTGCGCTTCACCACCCGCGACCTCACCGACGAGCAGGCCGGTCTGCGGACCACCGCGAGCGAGCTCTGTCTGGGCGGCCTGATCAAGCACGTGACCGCGGTCGAGCGGCTCTGGGCGGAGTTCATCGTGGCGGGTCCGTCCGCGATGCCCGACTTCACCACCTGGACCGAGGCCGACTTCGCCCGCCGCGCGGACGAGTTCCGGATGCTGCCCGGGGAGACGCTGGCCGGCGTCCTGGACGCGTACGCCGAGGTGGCGCGCCGTACGGACGACCTGGTGGCTGCCCTCCCCGACCTGGACGCCACCCAGCCGCTGCCGAAGGCCCCCTGGTTCGAGCCGGGCGCCGAGTGGTCGGCCCGCCGGGTGCTGCTGCACGTCGTGGCCGAAACCGCCCAGCACGCGGGCCACGCCGACATCATCCGCGAGTCCCTGGACGGCGCGAAGAGCATGGGCTGA
- a CDS encoding heavy-metal-associated domain-containing protein: MSTTAVFTVDGMSCGHCERTVSAGLAALPGVTDVVADAPTGRVTVASAQPLDEGVVRSAVDGAGFTLVGRV; this comes from the coding sequence ATGTCCACCACTGCTGTTTTCACCGTCGACGGGATGAGCTGCGGCCACTGCGAGAGGACGGTGAGCGCCGGGCTCGCCGCGCTTCCCGGCGTCACCGACGTCGTCGCCGACGCGCCCACCGGGCGAGTCACCGTGGCCTCCGCGCAGCCGCTGGACGAGGGCGTGGTCCGCAGCGCCGTCGACGGGGCCGGATTCACGCTGGTCGGGCGGGTCTGA
- a CDS encoding hemerythrin domain-containing protein, producing the protein MSTLAPIHARPDTTALLLSHTALRGEFARLAIACRAPGAEPLRAGITDHVALMLGVLRHLHEAEEDVLWPMLAAAAPYLRPELDVLEAQRAALATPVTRVRLALTSTALTSTATTGTATTGTAATSTATTGTAATSTAATGAPLDQLADPLTELAAAVRTYLAAKEEACLDAIHALLPMSAWERFEEARRWCVPPADQSRVEGVLLSYGSPEQLAHLRATTSRLRGFIAFRLTLPAHHRRMRGVYGHLAAGSSR; encoded by the coding sequence ATGTCCACCCTGGCCCCGATACACGCCCGACCGGACACCACCGCCCTCCTGCTGTCCCACACCGCCCTGCGCGGGGAGTTCGCCCGCCTCGCGATCGCCTGCCGCGCCCCGGGCGCGGAGCCGCTGCGGGCCGGGATCACCGACCACGTCGCGCTGATGCTGGGCGTCCTGCGCCACCTCCACGAGGCCGAGGAGGACGTGCTCTGGCCCATGCTCGCCGCGGCCGCGCCCTACCTGCGGCCCGAACTGGACGTACTGGAGGCGCAGCGCGCGGCCCTGGCCACCCCGGTCACCCGCGTCCGGCTCGCCCTGACCAGTACAGCCCTGACCAGTACGGCAACGACCGGTACGGCAACGACCGGTACCGCCGCGACCAGTACCGCAACGACCGGTACCGCTGCGACCAGTACGGCCGCCACCGGCGCCCCGTTGGACCAACTGGCCGATCCCCTGACCGAGTTGGCCGCCGCCGTCCGCACATACCTGGCCGCGAAGGAGGAGGCCTGCCTGGACGCGATCCACGCCCTCCTGCCGATGTCCGCCTGGGAACGGTTCGAGGAGGCCAGGCGGTGGTGCGTCCCGCCCGCCGACCAGTCCCGCGTCGAGGGCGTCCTGCTGTCGTACGGCAGCCCGGAGCAACTCGCCCACCTGCGCGCCACCACCAGCCGGCTGCGGGGCTTCATCGCCTTCCGCCTGACCCTGCCCGCCCATCACCGCCGGATGCGCGGGGTGTACGGCCACCTCGCCGCAGGGAGCAGCCGTTGA
- a CDS encoding DUF3152 domain-containing protein encodes MRTRTHFLPLRQRSRLGQRRPRKPWHGALALAVVAALTAGLLWWQPWSERGRGPAPLAFTTAPGGSARFGTGEHLYRYKVRVENGIAESPEQFAAEVDAVLGDVRRGWAAGGTASFQRMPADPVDFTVYLATPQSTDRICGQYGLDTGGWVNCGVTHQVVINLKRWTELSEYYRGEPELYHALAVNHEVGHILGNGHVDCPAPGAPAPVMMQQIKGLHGCVPNGRPYSETGTLLTGPPVEAPTNAP; translated from the coding sequence TTGAGGACACGCACCCACTTCCTCCCCCTGCGACAGCGCTCGCGACTGGGACAGCGCCGCCCCCGCAAGCCCTGGCACGGCGCGCTCGCCCTCGCCGTGGTCGCGGCGCTGACGGCCGGCCTGCTCTGGTGGCAGCCGTGGAGCGAGCGGGGCCGCGGCCCGGCCCCGCTCGCGTTCACCACCGCGCCCGGCGGCTCCGCCCGCTTCGGCACCGGCGAGCACCTGTACCGCTACAAGGTGCGGGTGGAGAACGGGATCGCGGAGAGCCCCGAGCAGTTCGCCGCCGAGGTGGACGCGGTGCTCGGCGACGTGCGGCGCGGCTGGGCCGCCGGCGGTACGGCCTCCTTCCAGCGGATGCCCGCCGACCCGGTCGACTTCACCGTCTACCTGGCCACCCCGCAGTCCACCGACCGGATCTGCGGCCAGTACGGGCTGGACACGGGCGGCTGGGTGAACTGCGGCGTCACCCACCAGGTGGTCATCAACCTCAAGCGCTGGACGGAGCTGTCCGAGTACTACCGGGGCGAGCCCGAGCTGTACCACGCGCTGGCGGTCAACCACGAGGTCGGCCACATCCTCGGCAACGGCCACGTCGACTGCCCGGCCCCGGGCGCCCCGGCGCCGGTGATGATGCAGCAGATCAAGGGCCTGCACGGCTGCGTCCCGAACGGCCGGCCGTACTCGGAGACCGGCACCCTGCTCACCGGCCCGCCGGTCGAGGCCCCCACCAACGCCCCGTAG
- a CDS encoding glutaminase, whose protein sequence is MDWPVLLEAAEAAARATRGHGKVADYIPALATADPEAFGMAVATVDGELYGVGDWERPFSVQSVSKLFSLALAVAYGGDALWRGVGREPSGNPFNSLVQLETEHGIPRNPFINAGALVVTDRLQSMTGDASGAVREFLRRESGNATLDTDPVVASSEAEHGHRNAALAHFIASHGNLENPVETVLEHYYAHCALTASCRDLVLAGSFLARYGVRADGTRLMSRSEAKRLNAVLLTCGTYDAAGEFAFRVGLPGKSGVGGGILAILPGHATVCAWGPRLDQAGNSVAAVTALDTLTTLSGCSVF, encoded by the coding sequence CTGGACTGGCCGGTGCTGCTGGAGGCCGCCGAGGCGGCCGCCCGGGCGACCAGGGGCCACGGGAAGGTCGCCGACTACATTCCGGCGCTCGCCACCGCCGACCCGGAGGCCTTCGGCATGGCCGTCGCCACCGTCGACGGGGAGTTGTACGGCGTCGGGGACTGGGAGCGGCCGTTCTCCGTCCAGAGCGTGTCCAAGCTGTTCTCGCTGGCGCTCGCGGTCGCCTACGGCGGTGACGCGCTCTGGCGGGGCGTCGGCCGCGAGCCGTCCGGCAACCCGTTCAACTCCCTCGTACAGCTGGAGACGGAGCACGGCATCCCGCGCAACCCGTTCATCAACGCGGGCGCCCTGGTGGTCACCGACCGGCTGCAGAGCATGACCGGCGACGCCTCCGGCGCGGTACGGGAGTTCCTGCGCCGCGAGTCCGGCAACGCCACCCTCGACACCGACCCGGTGGTCGCCTCCTCCGAGGCCGAGCACGGCCACCGCAACGCCGCCCTGGCCCACTTCATCGCCAGCCACGGCAACCTGGAGAACCCGGTCGAGACCGTCCTGGAGCACTACTACGCCCACTGCGCGCTCACCGCCAGCTGCCGCGACCTGGTTCTGGCCGGCTCCTTCCTGGCCCGCTACGGCGTGCGCGCCGACGGCACCCGCCTGATGTCGCGCAGCGAGGCCAAGCGCCTCAACGCCGTACTGCTCACCTGCGGCACCTACGACGCCGCCGGCGAGTTCGCCTTCCGCGTAGGCCTTCCGGGCAAGAGCGGCGTCGGCGGCGGCATCCTCGCCATACTCCCCGGCCACGCCACGGTCTGCGCCTGGGGCCCGCGCCTCGACCAGGCCGGCAACTCGGTCGCCGCAGTCACCGCCCTGGACACCCTGACCACCCTCTCGGGCTGCTCGGTCTTCTAG
- the glmS gene encoding glutamine--fructose-6-phosphate transaminase (isomerizing): protein MCGIVAYIGPKDATPFLLEGLARLEYRGYDSAGVAVTGRGGGIKLRKVKGRVADLAAAVPARFKGTTGIGHTRWATHGVPSDANAHPHLDNAERIAVVHNGIIENADELRAKLAADGAVFRSETDTEVLSHLIAAHVAEGVELEDAVRAALGRVVGTYGIAVIDGEQPDRIVVARNGSPIVLGIGEKEMFAASDVSALVRYTRQVVHLEDGELATVRADGFRTFTADARTTHRQPSTVDWEIDSFDTGGYEHYLLKEIHEQPGSVERTLSGRLDERFATAHLGGLNLDARELREIRRVKILGCGSAYYAGEMGAQLIEELSRIPAHSEPASEFRYRNPVIEADTLYVAVSQSGETYDTLAAVQEIKRKGGRVLGVVNTVGSAIARECDGGIYLHAGPEVSVASTKAFTSTVVAFALLALHFGRIHDLSPADGRRIVSALQALPDQIREVLEQSESIAELAAEYAQSAGMMFIGRVRGYPVAREGAQKLKEISYVHAEAYPASELKHGPLALISPELPTVALVPDDELLDKNLTTLGEIKARSGRVIAVAHRRPEEKLADHCILVPKSEPELDPLLLNIPLQLLAYHAAVALGRDVDRPRNLAKSVTVE, encoded by the coding sequence ATGTGCGGAATCGTGGCCTACATCGGCCCCAAGGACGCCACCCCCTTCCTGCTGGAGGGGCTGGCCCGGCTTGAGTACCGCGGCTACGACTCGGCCGGCGTCGCCGTCACCGGCCGCGGCGGCGGCATCAAGCTCCGCAAGGTGAAGGGCCGGGTCGCCGACCTCGCCGCGGCCGTACCGGCCCGGTTCAAGGGCACCACCGGCATCGGCCACACCCGCTGGGCCACCCACGGCGTCCCCAGCGACGCCAACGCGCACCCGCACCTGGACAACGCCGAGCGCATCGCCGTCGTCCACAACGGCATCATCGAGAACGCCGACGAGCTGCGCGCCAAGCTGGCCGCCGACGGCGCCGTCTTCCGCTCCGAGACCGACACCGAGGTGCTCTCGCACCTGATCGCCGCGCACGTCGCCGAGGGTGTCGAGCTGGAGGACGCGGTGCGCGCCGCGCTCGGCCGGGTGGTCGGCACCTACGGCATCGCGGTGATCGACGGCGAGCAGCCGGACCGGATCGTGGTCGCCCGCAACGGCAGCCCGATCGTGCTGGGCATCGGCGAGAAGGAGATGTTCGCCGCCTCGGACGTCTCCGCGCTGGTCCGCTACACTCGCCAGGTCGTGCACCTGGAGGACGGCGAGCTGGCCACCGTCCGGGCCGACGGCTTCCGCACCTTCACCGCGGACGCCCGCACCACGCACCGCCAGCCGTCCACCGTCGACTGGGAGATCGACTCCTTCGACACCGGCGGCTACGAGCACTACCTGCTCAAGGAGATCCACGAGCAGCCCGGCTCGGTCGAGCGCACCCTCAGCGGCCGGCTCGACGAGCGCTTCGCCACCGCGCACCTCGGCGGCCTCAACCTGGACGCCCGGGAGCTGCGCGAGATCCGCCGGGTCAAGATCCTCGGCTGCGGATCCGCCTACTACGCGGGCGAGATGGGCGCGCAGCTGATCGAGGAGCTGTCCCGGATCCCCGCGCACAGCGAGCCTGCCTCCGAGTTCCGCTACCGCAACCCGGTGATCGAGGCGGACACCCTGTACGTCGCGGTCAGCCAGTCCGGCGAGACCTACGACACGCTGGCCGCCGTCCAGGAGATCAAGCGCAAGGGCGGCCGGGTGCTCGGCGTCGTCAACACCGTGGGCAGCGCGATCGCCCGCGAGTGCGACGGTGGCATCTACCTGCACGCCGGGCCCGAGGTCTCGGTCGCCTCCACCAAGGCTTTCACCTCCACCGTGGTCGCCTTCGCGCTGCTCGCCCTGCACTTCGGCCGCATCCACGACCTCTCGCCCGCCGACGGGCGCCGGATCGTCTCGGCCCTGCAGGCGCTGCCGGACCAGATCCGCGAGGTGCTGGAACAGAGCGAGTCCATCGCCGAACTCGCCGCCGAGTACGCCCAGTCGGCGGGCATGATGTTCATCGGCCGGGTGCGCGGCTACCCGGTGGCCCGGGAGGGCGCGCAGAAGCTCAAGGAGATCTCCTACGTGCACGCCGAGGCCTACCCGGCGAGCGAGCTCAAGCACGGCCCGCTGGCGCTGATCAGCCCCGAACTGCCCACCGTGGCCCTCGTCCCGGACGACGAGCTGCTGGACAAGAACCTGACCACGCTGGGCGAGATCAAGGCCCGGTCCGGGCGCGTCATCGCCGTCGCCCACCGCCGCCCGGAGGAGAAGCTCGCGGACCACTGCATCCTGGTCCCCAAGAGCGAGCCGGAGTTGGACCCGCTGCTGCTCAACATCCCGCTGCAGCTGCTCGCCTACCACGCCGCCGTCGCGCTGGGGCGGGACGTGGACAGGCCGCGCAACCTGGCGAAGAGCGTGACGGTGGAGTAA